A single genomic interval of Pyrus communis chromosome 5, drPyrComm1.1, whole genome shotgun sequence harbors:
- the LOC137734980 gene encoding plastid division protein PDV1-like — protein sequence MKWDMEVEEIEAVLEKIWDLHDKLSDAIHSISRAHFLNSVKSLRSSGKKKPQQQPNDDAADENRAGYVYLKDFRVEHDDDSAIREAKSLNAIRTALENLEDQLEFFHTVQVQQRAERDAAIARLEQSRIVLAMRLSEHHGKKYQVIEEALAFVGDVCDASRLVSPESLYGPPISPSGEKLVASEGKKSNILIKFLISSINFAKRTLKLDNTGGILGNAALVAFSMIALVHLNQVGIKEHPQKLEDKIHINRNARKTSPSIGRYSNLDVLLARG from the exons ATGAAATGGGACATGGAAGTCGAAGAGATCGAGGCAGTCCTCGAGAAGATATGGGACCTCCACGATAAGCTCAGCGACGCCATCCACTCCATTTCCCGAGCTCACTTCCTCAACTCCGTCAAGTCCCTCAGAAGTTCCGGTAAGAAGAAGCCACAGCAGCAACCCAATGACGACGCCGCCGACGAGAACCGGGCCGGCTACGTGTACTTGAAGGACTTCCGGGTCGAACACGACGATGACTCGGCGATTCGGGAGGCCAAGAGCCTCAATGCGATTCGCACCGCGCTCGAGAACCTCGAGGACCAGCTCGAGTTTTTCCAT acTGTGCAGGTGCAGCAGCGGGCTGAGAGAGATGCTGCGATTGCACGCTTGGAGCAGAGCCGTATTGTTCTAGCAATGAGATTGTCTGAACACCATGGTAAGAAGTACCAAGTTATTGAGGAAGCTCTTGCCTTTGTTGGAGATGTCTGTGATGCAAGCCGTTTAGTTTCTCCTGAAAGTCTTTACGGTCCTCCGATCAGTCCTTCTGGTGAGAAGTTGGTGGCCTCTGAAGGGAAGAAGTCTAACATTTTGATCAAATTTCTCATTTCAAGTATCAATTTTGCTAAAAGAACGCTTAAATTGGATAATACGGGTGGAATACTTGGAAATGCTGCATTGGTGGCATTTAGCATGATTGCATTGGTGCATCTGAATCAAGTAGGTATTAAGGAGCATCCACAGAAGCTGGAAGATAAAATCCACATCAACAGAAATGCTAGAAAAACTTCACCGTCTATTGGTCGCTACAGCAACTTGGATGTTCTATTAGCCAGGGGTTAG